From a single Nicotiana tabacum cultivar K326 chromosome 8, ASM71507v2, whole genome shotgun sequence genomic region:
- the LOC107793380 gene encoding carbamoyl-phosphate synthase small chain, chloroplastic-like → MDCSIRIQNPLSTTTITSALFSNKKSANFRVFTVGCSSKILSSDGAPSGLVERPWKVADARLVLEDGSIWKAKSFGASGTQVGEVVFNTSLTGYQEILTDPSYAGQFVLMTNPHIGNTGVNFGDEESMQCFLAGLVIRSLSISTSNWRCKETLDEYLAKRNIMGIYDVDTRAITRRLRQDGSLIGVLSTENSKTDEELLEMSRTWDIVGVDLISGVSCKSPYEWVDRTASDWDFNDNGRNKETFNVVAYDFGIKHNILRRLASYGCKITVVPSTWPASETLKMKPDGVLFSNGPGDPSAVPYAVEAVKELIGKIPVFGICMGHQLLGQALGGKTFKMKFGHHGGNHPVRNLRNGCVEISAQNHNYAVDPESLPEGVEVTHVNLNDGSCAGLASFKMKLMSLQYHPEASPGPHDSDPVFGEFIQLMKQEKVKA, encoded by the exons ATGGATTGTTCGATTAGGATTCAGAATCCGTTGTCCACCACGACAATAACCAGCGCATTGTTTTCTAATAAAAAGTCtgcaaattttagggttttcaccGTTGGATGTTCTTCTAAAATCCTTTCCTCTGATGGTGCACCATCTG GTCTGGTTGAAAGACCATGGAAGGTAGCAGATGCTAGACTTGTTCTCGAGGATGGTTCAATTTGGAAGGCCAAATCATTTGGTGCTTCTGGAACCCAAGTTGGAGAAGTTGTTTTTAATACATCCTTAACTGG GTATCAGGAGATCCTTACTGATCCCAGTTATGCAGGCCAGTTTGTCTTGATGACGAACCCTCATATCGGGAATACTGGGGTCAATTTTG GCGATGAAGAATCGATGCAGTGCTTTCTTGCAGGATTAGTCATTAGAAGTTTAAGCATCAG CACCTCAAATTGGAGATGCAAAGAGACACTTGATGAGTATTTGGCTAAAAGGAACATCATGGGTATAT ATGATGTAGACACTCGCGCAATTACGCGAAGATTGAGACAAGACGGAAGCCTCATTGGAGTCCTGAGCACGGAAAATTCAAAAACTGATGAAGAACTTCTCGAAATGTCTCGTACATGGGACATTGTGG GTGTGGATTTAATCAGTGGTGTTTCATGCAAATCTCCTTATGAATGGGTTGATAGAACAGCCTCAGATTGGGATTTTAATGATaatggaagaaataaagaaaCTTTTAAT GTTGTTGCATATGATTTTGGAATCAAGCATAATATACTTCGGCGCTTAGCATCCTATGGCTGTAAAATCACTGTTGTTCCTTCAACATGGCCAGCGTCTGAAACTCTAAAGATGAAACCCGATGGGGTTCTCTTCAGCAATGGGCCAGGAGATCCCTCTGCAGTTCCCTATGCAGTTGAAGCGGTAAAAGAACTTATTGGAAAAATTCCTGTTTTTGGCATTTGTATGGGTCACCAGTTACTTGGTCAAGCATTGGGGGGTAAGACATTCAAAATGAAATTTGGTCATCATGGAGGAAACCATCCTGTTCGAAACCTTCGAAATGGCTGCGTCGAGATCAGTGCTCAG AATCACAACTACGCTGTTGACCCTGAGTCTCTTCCAGAAGGTGTAGAGGTGACTCATGTAAATTTAAATGATGGAAGCTGTGCTGGTCTTGCCTCCTTTAAAATGAAGCTGATGTCACTTCAATACCATCCCGAAGCATCTCCAGGACCTCATGATTCAGATCCTG